The Cololabis saira isolate AMF1-May2022 chromosome 18, fColSai1.1, whole genome shotgun sequence genome contains the following window.
CATAATAAGTAACGACAGTAAAAAGGACAACGATGAAAACGCCAAAAAGCACTTCATGTCATGTAGCGTGTGATCGCTCTCAGAGCGTATAACAGTTCTGCCTGCATTCGTGCTTCCATAAGAAGCAGATTAACGTGGACCTGCAAAACataagggggagaaaaaaagaaaaaactgtaagAGTTAACCTAACAAAACAGGCTGCAACCACAAGTTAAGAATAGGTTATCCAGAATTGAACTTCACCTTCTCGGAGTGCTGAAACTGCCTCCAGAAACTTTCATACATTCTTTTGGTGGTCTTCTCGGGGCTGCACACCATGGTCTTAATATAGATCTTAAAGCTGCGGTCCAGGAGCTGGTTTATCTCCCCATAATCATAGTCGTCATACCTGAGGAAGGTGGCAATAGTGTCAGGGACAAGGGCGCAGAGTGACACAGAGCAGCACGTATTACAGAAATAAAAGTTGCATCACATCCAGAGACTGACCTGATGCCAAACATGCAGTGGATGTAGTTCCAGATGGCCCTGCGCAGCATACTGGTGTCCACATCCTTATGTGTCGCCATGGTGTTGTATGTCAGATTGTAAGCCATCTGAAACTTCTCGTCCAGCATCTGACCAACATCAGGATACAATCTGTTGACCAGTGAGAAACCGTGGTCCTCCCAGCTGTAGTCCTGCAGGCCACACAAGTTTTATCTGATTAACGCTCACGCGGTGCATCTTCTCAACTTCCTCAACAAACTGAAGCTGATCTTTACCTGCGCTCTGAACGTGGGCACGTGCTCCCCCCTCCTGGAGAAGTCCTTGTAGCCATAGCTGGTGTCCTCAAAGTGGCGAGAGATGTCTCTGGAGGGGAcacactcctcctcctcagctgTGACCACCAACATGCTCTCCGTCTTCTCCCTCTCGAAGCGAGTCGCCATCTCCTCCTGGCTGGCCTCCTCGTCATCACGGCACTCCTGCAGCTGCTTCATCCTCTCCATGAGGACCTCCACCTCACCACACATTTCCTGCACCAACAGagcaaaatatatttatatgatacATAGGAACACACACGTTTTTAAGCAGGTAATTCGAGATAATGTCCTTGAGCTGAAATTAACTTGTTGCAACTGGACAAAATTTCTACTGTTACCACCCACCTGGTTGCCCAGCTCATCGTGGTGATAAGCGTGGCCATTTCCATTGGCAATGTCACACACGCAGTACTGGCTAAGAGAGGGGGGTCTGAACGTGTGTCCGCCATCGCAGTGGATCTCAGGTGTGATGCCGCAGCCGAATGTGAAGGAAGCGAGGGAGTGATAGTGTGTGAGCAGGACCACGGCGTGGATCAGCTCTGCCAGGGACCAGCTGTGCTCCTCAGCCTTCCGAAGGCCCTGaaagcagaacaaagaaaacataaataaataaaaatgacgagTACATTTTCACTGTCTTTTTAACAAATGAGAAAAATCTGCGTTTACTCTTTAAGTCTAAATcaatgcatttttgtttttactgtccTCACTGGACCTCAAAATCACACAGCTGTGCCTCTAGTCTACCGTCCGCCCAAAACCTCATCCTGCTCCAGCTTTCTCACACAAACAATTTCACTCACCTCGATGTGTTCCTTGGTGAGAAGCCAAGGCCGGTGGGCGAGGATTTTGTTCAGCTCTCCGAGCAGCTGCAGCTTCTTAGGGGCTTCATCCAGACCGTTCAACCATTTAGGATCTCCTCCTACCTGGAGGAAATCGTTCACGTGTAGGTTGACCAAGTAGGAGCACTGGTGTCTTGCTGCTGCCTGCaagaacatgtaaaaaaaaaaaaataatttaaagatATTCAAGTACCGAAACTGGAATGTTAATAAGAGACTGGACAGAGCATGGATAGAGTCCTACCATGATGCCGATGTAGTGTCTGTAGTGCAGAGGCAGGGGTCCATCCATCTGCAGCAGGTAGTGCTGCGTCCGGAGAAAGCTCTCCAGGTACTGTGGATGGAAGCCCATCACCAGAGAAATGTTGTCGAGGCGACCGAGGGCTGCAAACGCATCCTCAAATATTGACTGCGTCCTGGTGTCCACTTTACTGATTTGAAGAATCTagttttaaaacataaaaatatcaaTAAATCTGATGCTTCTGTGGTTTGTGGGACATCTTTAAGATTTGGATGCGATTAGAGATCGTCTCATACCTCTTTTTCGGGGATAAATCTGCTTGGTCCGTTACCTAGAGGTCTTGGGATCCTAACTCCCAAGTCCTGcaagacaaaagaagaaaaaaaaatctttaaatgtCTTAGCAGAAGCTTGGAGTACCGTTAAGCCAAAAACCAGCACTTCTCCTTTCTTCCACCAGCCCCTCTGCTGTAGCAGTGTCTGCTGCagcaccattaaaaaaaaaaaaaaaaaaaaaatctggcagGCTGTATTTTCCTCACATCATAAACTGCAAATATTACAATACAaacaatatttaggtttttgtcAGTCTTGAAACAATTTGCAACTCTTGCAATACATTTGTAAAACaaggaaattaaataaataattacataattatataaaaattaTAACAAAGAGTATGCTTGAACATACACACATAGGTTGACATTTTCTCCCTTCATGCAAAATTAAAAGCCAGCAGAAGCCTCGGCATTGTTATGTCCAGTAACTTTCCGCTGCTTGTCGAGACATGTCTAGCGGACAatgtcctgcagcagctccagcaaaTGAATTAACATCCCAGAAATGTGCCTTAACCAGAGGTGACACTGGGTTTTAAACGAGTTTTTGAAATGTGTCACCtcaaaacagaagaagaaaaagaaaaaaaaaaaaagagaaaactgaACCTCAACCTAAACTACTACAATAACCTCCACAGAGCCGGAGGATCGATGCCCACAGAAACTCTCCAGACGCGTAAACAAGTCCGCACAAAAGACTGCACTGCAGCTTGCTTGTTCAAAGCATAAATGTCgctgaaaatgtatatttaaatgAAACGCCTGGCGGTTTTGGCTACAATGTAGttcgcctcctcctcctgctcttaCCTTTTTGGTCAGTCGTTCACAATGACTGCATATCTTGAACAAGTCTGTCACCGCAATTGAATTATTTTCCACGTTTGTTGTCGGTGCGACTGCGTGCCTCATCTCGTTTCCTTGCTGCAACTTGTTTTTTTCAGAGGTacagaaaatgcaaaaactgcTATTTTATGGGCTTTATCCTCCTCTCTTTGTTCCTTAAGGCACTGGGCAAAGTGCTCGGCAGTCAGCTGTTGCAGCCCCTCAGCAGAATACCGTCCTCCGCAGCTCCTAACATTCGGTAAATAAGTCGAGCTTCGTGTGATTGACGTGCGAAGCAGCCAATCACGCGGCGCACACGCCTCCTCCCAACCAATAGGCGCTCTAGGAGCGTCAGGGGGCGGAGCTAAGCGTgagggaagggggcgtggtaaACGTGAGCAAGGGGGAACAATCCCCCTTTAAGAAAACATCATCACTTCTCTCACCTCCTTTTGTTCGCTGCTGCCATTGATCATGATTGAATTTTCTGTCATGCATTGGACTCTGTGTGCTAACTAAAGCCTGCAATCAATGCACGCCGATTGATGATGATTTGCTTCAAAATAACTCAAATCAATAAAGATGTCAAAACATGAGAAGTGGACTCCACTAcctgaaatacatttttgtaaTGCTAGAAATGCAGCCAAAAGAGATATTATCTTTACTGTATGTCATGAAGAAATGTTATCTGTGTAAATGTGCATGAAAACAACAAGCAGCAGCAAGCCGCCTCCTCCTCTTTGAGTTGGTGGAGTAGCTGAGAAAGGTAGCGGTCCCGTGAATAAAGATCAGCATTAAGACAGGAAGATGGATAGTTGCAGGACCTGCTGCAACAACAGCCATACAGTTGGTGGTTTTCTACCGCAGCCTATCAGACCACAGATAATGTCATTTCTCCGCCAATCAGGCCACGCTGAATGAGTCCTTTTAAAGCTAGGAGGAAGCACAGATAAGAAAAGGCATCTCTTATGGCTTTGTTTATCCCTGTCTGACAATAACATGTTATATTTATCACACTGcacttgttaaaaaaaaagtcaatgattACTCAGAACTATTTGATGAAAAGTTCAAAACAATGCAACATTCTGCAAAATTACATATTCTGCATTATAATAAATTGGTTAATTTCtcaagtttttctttcttttttcagcaTGTGCAAATGCCATTTCCTCTGCAATGCCAGCAACCATgttacaaaaaaagacaaacgaTACATTGCAAAGACAAACATATATCTGTGTCACATCTTTGTGAGAAAGACTTTAAAATGTTTCCCAAGCAAATCAGTAAAGAATATTCTCTGTTGATATTTAATAGACTGCACAACAATGTTGATTGGTTGAAGCAGACATGAAGCTTCGTGAAATACTGTCCTCGTCTCAGGACGGTGCTTGGATGGACTTCGAAGTGACACAAACAAGTTAAATTTGGAAATCATGAGCTAAAGAAGAAGCCTAGAAGAGGCACCGTCTGCCCGTGGGAGCCTGCCCAGCCAGTTTGTCAAGTGCTTGCCAGTCCCCAGCACTGATAACTGGATAGCACAGTGTTCAGCAGGTTCATTGTGTGCATGGAACCACCCCCCACCAGGCCCTCGACCGATGCCACAGGGTGGGGTGCAGGCAAGCGGTAAACATGTTCCCAGGGCTAGAGTCAGCACTCCCAGATCTGCTGGGAGCCCCATGGCTCAGCAAAGCTGCAGAAGAGGCTGGTCAGCGTTAGGGCTTATGGCACACCAAACCTTTTCACATAAAAGCGCTTAGGTTTGGGGGTCCAGCCTCGCAGACAGGGCCAAACACTATTGTCATAGTGCACGCACTGACTAGGCGGTAAACGTTACAGTGTCCACATTGGGGGTGtctgtgtactgtatgtgtctCAGTGATGTGTTGATATTGTACACCCTCCTTCTCAGATGACTCCTCCACCATCGTTGCATGCTTGTTTTGGTCCGCATGACCTATACAATAAATATACCAAGACTCAAAAACCACTCCCCAGGCTGCTCTTCTCTAACTTAACATCTTCCCGTCTATCTTCAGTCGACTGCTTTGTTTTGCATATAACTCGCTGGAACAATTAAAGATGACATGCCTGAACTGTTCATACTAGACCTTGATATGTTCTGCCTTGCTTTAATAACAACCCGAGACGCTGCATCTTCttgtgcgtcttctgaaggtggtTAAGAACACAGCGTGACAAACAGAAACCACAGCGCAGGTGTCTCGGAGGGAAAGACGACTTGCTTTGTTAGACGTCCTTGTCATTTGTTTAATGTCATCTACAGTGAGTCTGAATGCGTTGCTCAGAGAGCGCTAATTACTGCAGACTAAACAAGGTCAATATCAAGGACGAGACAGCTGAGGGTCAATTTCGCTGTTGTTTGGGACAAACCTGGGACATTTGTGCTACATGTTTACCACCAAGACAACTTGCCACCCCTTTTGTGAATATATGTGATGGGAGTTCAGACTGGCCTGGAGACAGCACAACACATGAAAGATTAGCTACAATGAACAGGAATATTCCTGGAGATATCTCAGATTTGTTTCAGACAGTTGTCTACAGGAGGAAGAGAGTGGACAAGGGATTTATTTCCACTAgtttgaaatgtttaaaaaactcCCATGAACTGAAGGAAAATCATTCAGATTTAAAGTTTCTTTTTCCAATATCATGAGACTGTTTGCTATTCATATACTGCAATTAAACAATATAGGACAAAAGATTTCAGACTTCTTTTCATGTAGTTTGAATTATAGTTGTGTAATTATGGCTAACTTATGGTGTATTTCAAGTGTAATCAATTTCAGATTTTGTCTCAAGACGTATTTATATAGTTAACTTTCCACACTACGACTATGAATCATAAAGGTTTCCTCCACCCAACTGTTTTCACACTGTACATGTCACAACTCCTAACTGAAGACTAATTGCAATATGAAACAAACATCTTTGTTTAGCACACTTTATTTTGGCCCCTGATGATGCTTCTTTGTTAATTTGGTGATTTTGTGACCCTTCTCTGCTTGAGCTCTCTCCTATCTTTCATCTCTTAGTTGTTTGAGAGCCactgaggtttttattcagaagAAATTAACTGTGAGCCACAGAAGTCTAAATGGCACTTGAGCAGATCAGGTAATATTTCAGGGAGAAGAAAGCAAGTCAGGTCTATTGATTAGATGGGGTGTGTTTGGACATATTTATTTGTTGATAGACTTTTAAGAGGATTGTGTGGTAAACAATAAGTAAATCCATTTAGACTGATGAGAAGGCTCTTATTTATAAGGCAATCAATGGTgccaactgtttttttttcagatgcaAAACAGAAACTTCTCACAGTCGCTCATCAGCCACACAGTTTGAACGTTTCCTTTACACCACAAGCAAAGGGAAATTTTTACAAGTGAAAATAACAGTGATAAAACTACAGCAGGATTTCAGAAGAACAGATACTGTACAAACAACACTTTCCTATTCTTTTCTGTTAGATTTCATTATCTTTTTTTGAAACATCAGACCCTGGTTATGTGTACTGAACTTGTAGAAATATAGAATATGGTTTGAAACTAGTTAATAAATCTGAGAAACCAAACTGGTTTCTATTTAATCGAGATGAGTAATTTCTGACAAGTGTGGCAGCAACTGTTTCAACTGCTCGTGGAAGCAGTTGTATTTCTTTTATGAGTGCACAAAGTAATCAAAAACAGCCTCCAACTAGTGGAGAAACTGATAACAGttaatgagatttaaaaaaaaaaaaaagtagagagGAAGCCGTACAAAGCGTGAAAACTTCACATATGTGTCTCAATGTTgcttctgccatgtttttttcatGCAGTTAAATGCATGAGAATTGCAGAAACTGTGGGGATGTTCAACAAGTCGCACAAGTCCACCAGAAAACCAGTTCAAACCCGACCTATCGGTGCATACAGGAGAGGAAACAGAAAACTCTGACATAAGCCTAGCAACAGGCTTCCACCAATCGCAGGGTAGAAAAACAGTTTCATGAACCAATCTTCTCTGCTCAGTCTCTCTTGTTTCtctagaaaaaaaggaaaaagaaagctgAAAGAAAGTTGTGTCGGAGTATGAAGTTTAAAGCTCAAAAAGCAACTTTATGtgttctgtttaaaaaaaaaaagttgtagaGTTTCTTCTTGTATTTACAGAGCTGTAATTTGTCTGTTTGACTTTCCCTGACAGAAAGAGGCAAAACAACGGTCTCCTTGCTTCACAGCAAACACCAAACCACATGTTTCAAATTAGCCCGAAGGCTCAAAACAGCAACTCTCATCTGTGAAAAACAACTACAGAAGATTTTCCATGTAAACagattactttaaaaaaaaaagaaaaaagttgccATAGACATCAATACAGCTATCAGAGTTATTTCTTAGTTTTTAACATACAAAGCTGAACAGCAAAAACTTAAACCTAAGAGGATATCCCCTGTCACTCTTCAAACACAGCTTAAAGTTGGAGTCTGTTCATCTCACTGAGCATTTAGCCGAGCAGAGACCAGAGTTAACCCTTACCTGCCCCACGCAGGGGCTGCGACCCGCAGACATACAGAGCAGCAACACGGACACTGAACACACGCCAAGTTGTTAAAACCTGTTGATCATAAGCTTCAGAGTAAGTCATGTAGTTTGGTTTaatgaaataagaaaaaactaCTTTATTTAAAAGGCTGAAACTTGTGAGGGAACTGTGTGGGAATAAAACTTGCTTTCTGCCCTTCTTTTAGGAATtcttgtttccttttttcttctttttctttcttctcttgttCTCTGATCCATGTGTATTCTGGCAGGATATCAGAGTGGAGCGGGCTCGCCAAGCGCCGGCTTTCCTGAGGGGACAGGCgtgcccccccatccccccactcccgcccccccccaccccaccaccCCAACACCCCTACCCCCAAGACCAGCAAGTGCTGGACCTGCGCACAGCGACTCTGCGAGAAAACAACCTTCCCCGGATTCCATGAAATGCAAAGGAACTACAGGGAACTCTGGGATaaagcagaaaataaaagaaatgaaatgacgCTGGTGGAGGGGAAAGAGGCATGTGGGCCAAAAGATAGCATCTCCTTTGTGAGTTTATGCTACTAGGGAGAAGCTTGCTTTTACACAAATCCCGTACAAATCTATATGTCCTGTGGTCAACAATCCAGGGGAAAAGGCGTTGGCCTGCAACCCTTGTGTGCACGTGTGGAAGAGTGAGTTCCCGGGGATGTTATTGTAACTGGGAGAGGGCAGCTGTCACAATACAACAAGCTCAGAGAAAAATATTccacagaaaaacagaaaataccaAACGCTCCACTGCCATCTTTAGCCCAATATAACACATTTCCCAGAAAGCAGTACACAGCTTGTCATTGTTCTTGGTCTCAACTCTTGTCTCCATATTCAGTACTCTATTTGTGCAATAACAGCCTCAGCTTGATTACTCAGTCTTTAAAGGTATTGCACTGAATGCTTCAGATACCGAAGCTTTAAACTATGAGATCTGAGGTAAGATTATCTCCTTCACTCATGTCCTTCAAAAACACGGGTCTAACAAAGCTGTGCTCAACTCAGCATTAAGACTTTTTGACAACACCATAACAAAAACAGGTCCTCTGTGGTCGGATGCTGTGTGACTCCATACAGGCACAGCTGCTTTTCTTCCCCTTTTGACAAGGCTTCAGTTTAGCTGACTGAGCAAAAAATAATGACTCATCCTACTGGGAATGCAGCCAGAACGTTGCTGGCCATCACCCTGTAATTCTTAACAGGCATTGTGAACCACGCATAAAAGATCCGACCCTTCACCTGTTTCAATGGGAAGAAAGAGAGGCGATGACTCGCTGCCAGAAATACCAAGAAACAACAAATTAATCAGGGATGTTTACAGCAGGTAACTAGAAGTCAAACATGAGCCACTAAACTGAAAAGACACCTGTTGAGCCACAGAGCTTAATGCAGCTTTATCATTGTTGTGGTTTCTCTCAGAAAATAAGTCAATACTCTTCTATATTTAACAGAAACACTCGGGGTGTCCATACTAAGGACAGTGATGGAGGTATAGCAGCCTAGAAACTGATGAAGGTTTATGTAACACATCACAAAAGCTGCAGCAAACAGTGAACACTACGTACTGCTGTGCTGATGCTGGTTTCACTTCAGCCCGTCTTTTTCACCTACATGATATCAAATCAGCAACTTCCACCAGCATGTATTTTGATTGCAGAGTTGAAAAGGTGATGTGATACTGCTGTACTCTAACAGGTGAGGAAATGATACGCCCAATTGTTACCCTTAGAATCAGTTCAGCTGTATCCTTTTACTCCATTAATAGATAACGAGTCCTGATACTCAATTGGAGAACAAAATGGCTGTCAGGACCTCGTTCAAGTATGATGTCACAGGGGCCGCTCCATTAATGTTTCATAGTTTATAAAACATCCATTTCAGTAGGTGGAAGCTCGTCATTGTATGTCAGTGACAAATTAAGTATTTCTTACGCTGTTTGTGCTTCGGTTTACACAGAACTGAATCAGTACTTAGAGATGTATCCCAAAACACGAAGCACAGTCCATGAACCCTCCTCCTTTTAACTGTATTAACAGGTTGTGTGACATTCGGTAACCGACGTGCACCGACTGAGAGCGAGGTGGTGGCAACCGGAACGAGATGTCTGTATGCACAGTCCTTTTTCTTCATTCTGTGGACTTACTAAGTTAAAGTTACTTTGGTTTGCCAGTAATAACTggcaattaaaaagaaaagaatgggGCCTTAATTTCAGACTGAAATAGACGATAGTCGACGATAATCAAGTTTCTATCCAGCAACTTTCAATTATCTGCCTGACAGTATTGACAGCTTTCATCTAACATTTAATATTTTCAGGTGCAGTTAGCAAGTCAGCATTGCCTGCATGATTCAGCTGAAAACAAGCCGACTTCACTTGACACAGACACTGTGTAAAAGAAGGCGTTCCTATTTGCATGATGGCTACATAAACATCCCCCTCCATCAGCTGACAATCGTATAAAGAGTCAAGAAACATAATGACTTTTGCATTTCAGAGGAGTCTTGCAAATAAGGCAACATGAGTTTGGGGGCTTTCTGGGGGAAAACAAGGAGCAAGAAAGTCTCGTAAAAAGCATGAGAAGTGGCCTTCAGAAGCAAAGTAGCAAGGACGTCATGTCACATGGAAAACAGATGCAATGCAGATTATAGATATCATGAAAGGCGTCTTTTATTTGTTGGACTGGATGAGAAATATGAGAAACCCACAGTTTAATTCATTCCTTATAcatgtatgcatgtttttgatttAGGAAAGGCAAAAATATACCATTATCCATCAATCACCTTAATGAGTTGCAGCTTCAAAATGTGGTGAGATATTGATACAGGTCTGCCCAATACAGCCACTGAACCATGACTGATAATTGCAGGCTATTCGTCTTTGGTTTTGTCCAATGCCCCACTCCTTTTGCTCCACAAGTTTAGCTTTAAACAGTAGAGCAGGAAATATACACAGCGGAGCCAGCAGATTTCATGTGTGCAAACAAGAGAGGGGCGGGTCTAATATACACAAACTCACAGCACATGCACATACATGCTCCCTTGAGACTAGAGCCAACAAGTTCCTCAAAGATGAAATCACAAACACATGATGTGAGATCATGAGTCTGTCCTAgctaaataaagaaaagaaaaaaacggaaACATTTAGAAAATGCTTAGATAGCATTATTTTAAGGAATGCAGAAATCCATACATAAAGTACTATGAGtaacacaaacaaactctaatGTGTCTCATAATAAATTAAACACACAACAAGGATTCAATTGCTGTAAAATGATAACAAAAATACACTTCTATACATGAAGCTCAGTGcagcaacttcttttttcaaCTGCTGAGTTGACATTTCTGTCAAAGAAaga
Protein-coding sequences here:
- the sesn1 gene encoding sestrin-1 isoform X1 codes for the protein MEMQDQESLGRWDRLGSRDASSRAEAMEIICLEVTRKVEAIGPITSLPHSPPASGSPPKNDLNDTLAHILMLAKRCPFEDVRERFVQLLQGIQDLGVRIPRPLGNGPSRFIPEKEILQISKVDTRTQSIFEDAFAALGRLDNISLVMGFHPQYLESFLRTQHYLLQMDGPLPLHYRHYIGIMAAARHQCSYLVNLHVNDFLQVGGDPKWLNGLDEAPKKLQLLGELNKILAHRPWLLTKEHIEGLRKAEEHSWSLAELIHAVVLLTHYHSLASFTFGCGITPEIHCDGGHTFRPPSLSQYCVCDIANGNGHAYHHDELGNQEMCGEVEVLMERMKQLQECRDDEEASQEEMATRFEREKTESMLVVTAEEEECVPSRDISRHFEDTSYGYKDFSRRGEHVPTFRAQDYSWEDHGFSLVNRLYPDVGQMLDEKFQMAYNLTYNTMATHKDVDTSMLRRAIWNYIHCMFGIRYDDYDYGEINQLLDRSFKIYIKTMVCSPEKTTKRMYESFWRQFQHSEKVHVNLLLMEARMQAELLYALRAITRYMT
- the sesn1 gene encoding sestrin-1 isoform X2; translation: MRHAVAPTTNVENNSIAVTDLFKICSHCERLTKKDLGVRIPRPLGNGPSRFIPEKEILQISKVDTRTQSIFEDAFAALGRLDNISLVMGFHPQYLESFLRTQHYLLQMDGPLPLHYRHYIGIMAAARHQCSYLVNLHVNDFLQVGGDPKWLNGLDEAPKKLQLLGELNKILAHRPWLLTKEHIEGLRKAEEHSWSLAELIHAVVLLTHYHSLASFTFGCGITPEIHCDGGHTFRPPSLSQYCVCDIANGNGHAYHHDELGNQEMCGEVEVLMERMKQLQECRDDEEASQEEMATRFEREKTESMLVVTAEEEECVPSRDISRHFEDTSYGYKDFSRRGEHVPTFRAQDYSWEDHGFSLVNRLYPDVGQMLDEKFQMAYNLTYNTMATHKDVDTSMLRRAIWNYIHCMFGIRYDDYDYGEINQLLDRSFKIYIKTMVCSPEKTTKRMYESFWRQFQHSEKVHVNLLLMEARMQAELLYALRAITRYMT